In Desulfallas thermosapovorans DSM 6562, the DNA window TACAGCTACCCCTTCCATTTCCATATCCGCCAGTACCGTCACCAGCGGCAACTCCACTTCGTAGTACAACCGGTCCATACCGGTTTCCACCAGTTTTTGCTGCAGGAGCTGTTTAAGCTGCCACAGAGTGTCCACCCGGGCCGCTGTGGCGGCTTCACCTCCGGTGGGTAAAACCAATTGCAGGTACTGCAGGGCCAAATCCGCCAGTGAATTTTGGGACATGCTGGGATTAAGCAGGTAAGCGGCCAGTTGGGCATCAAAATCAAGATTCCTTAGTGTACGGTTATGACGATGCAGCAGCCACAACACCTCTTTACCGTCGGCGCAGATTACTTTTACCCGGGGGTCGGAGCAAATATCGGCTACAAGGTCCAGCGCTGCGACTTGTTCCTTTACCGGTAGAAGGTATGTTGTACCAACGGGGGAGATGGACAGGGCCGCATAATTAATTCCTGCTTCCCGGGTGCCGGAAAGATCCAGTGCCACCATGCCGGAGGCAATACAATTACTCCTTATTTGACTTAATTTCTCCTCAGATGACACCCGTCGATATTTAGCACAATATGTCTTGAGTTCGTCCTGGCCGTTCTTATTATCTTCCAGGCCAGCTTTATTGATGATGTTATGGACAAGAGTCTTAAATTCCAGTTTGCTAAAAATATCCAGCAGGGCCGGGTAATCCGGCCCCGGCCATTTAAACTGTTCCATATCCATATTTAACGGCACACGGCGGTCAATGGTAGCAAGTTTTTTAGATAGCTGCGCCAGATCCCGGTGTTCTATTATTTTGTTTCGCCAGCGGGTGGGTAACTTATTGGCTTCGGCAATTACGTTCTCAATGGTGCCGTATTCCTGAATCAGCTTAAGAGCTGTTTTTTCGCCGATGCCCGGCACGCCGGGAATATTATCGGAAGTGTCTCCCATTAATCCTTTTATATCAATGATTTGTGGCGGGCTGACCCCGTAACGGTCCCAGACCCGTCCTTCATCATATTCCTCCATTTCGGTTATGCCCTTCTTAGTTAGAAGCACCCGTACCCGGGGTGAAACCAGTTGCAGGGCGTCCCGGTCTCCGGTTAGTACAATTGACTCGATGCCCTTGCCATCGGCAAAGCCGGCGAGGGTACCGATAATATCATCGGCCTCAAAGTTTTCCAGTTCCAGGGTGCAGATACGCATGTGGTGCAGCACCTCTTTCAGCAGTGGGAACTGGGAACGTAGCTCGGGCGGGGTAGCTTTGCGCTTGGCCTTGTAATCTGTGTAGGTGGCATGCCTAAAGGTGATTTTGCCTTTGTCAAAGGCCACCGCAATATAGGTTGGTTCTAATTCCCTCAGCACTTTAAAAAGCATATTGGTGAAACCGTACACAGCATTGGTAACTGTGCCATCACTGGTGGACAGCGGTGGAATGGCATGAAAAGCCCGGTGAACCAAGCTGTTACCATCTATAATTAGAAATTTTTCAGGGGACATACGGCACCTACCTTTTAGTTTTAGATACTGGTTCTATTCAAATATTTTCACCGGATAAGTACAAAATACCTGCTTATGTTAAGCCGTTAATGGACCTGGCATTACCTGGCATTTATGAAACAAATTTTTTCGTGGCAGGATTTTTTAGTTTAACGGGCGAAGTATGTGTAATCCAGGCACGGTCAGCCAAAGCGCAAAGTACCTTTAAAGGTTGTCCCCGGGGAGGTAGGTTCAAAGTGCCCAAGCGTTTATTGATTTTAGTATGTGCGTTATTGTTTGTATTTAGTTCTTTCAAACCGGCCGAGGCCGTTGGGGACCTGGAAAATGGCGCTGCCATGGTGCTGGAATTAATGGATTTGATGCATCAATACCACATCAGCAATCCGGATGTTTCGGTTTTGACCAACGGGGCGATTCAGGGTCTGCTGGACAGCCTGGAAGATCCTTATGCCGATTATTTCAGCGATGAAGAGTTGCGGCAGTTTACTGATGCTATCAATGGTGATCTGATGGGAGTGGTTGGCATTGAGGTAATGGCCGGCGAGGGATATCCCTTGGTGGTAGGTGTAATACCCGGTACCCCGGCTGCCAGGGGCGGTGTTAAGGCCGGTGATATTATTGTGGCCATAGACGGGCAAGACATCTCGGGCTGGCCATTGGTTGATGTGGTTGAAAAAATACGCGGCCCCAGTGGTACAAAGGTGGTACTTAAGCTTCACCGCGGGGATGTAACTTTGGATATTGAGCTTAGCCGGGCGGATGTCCATGTGCCTTCGGTACAATATGAAATGCTGGCCGGAAAAACGGGGTATATCAGCGTAGCTTCCTTTGGTTCCAGCACCGGCCGGGAATTTGATGATGCTGTACGCAGGCTCCAAGGGCAAGGTATGGAAAGTTTGATTATTGATTTGCGTAATAACGGCGGTGGCTTTGTACTGGAAGCGGTGGATATACTGGATAACTTTCTTGCCGAAAATACACTGGTGGCCAGTATTGTGGACGGCAAGGGCAATCGGGAGGATATACGCAGCCAGAAAAAGCCTGTAATAACCTCTTTGCCCATGGTGGTTATCGTCAACGACTTAAGTGCCAGTGCCGCTGAAATACTGGCCGGAGCGCTGCAGGATTATAAAATGGCCACCTTGGTGGGCAATGTAACCTTTGGCAAAGGTGTTGTGCAAACAATTATACCCCTTAGTTCCGGGGGAGCCCTGAAAATGACGGTATCTAAATATCTGACCCCGGCTGGTAATGATATTGATAAGGTAGGTTTAACTCCGGATCATTATGTTTTTACAAATGAGCTGCAAAGGGAAGTGGCCTGGCAAATACTGCATCCCGGGGATATACTCCGCTTAACCGTAGAGCCCGGCACGGGCCGGGCGGCTTTAAACGGCCGGGTATTGGATTTGGCTATTAATGTTGAGAAACGAGGTAGTATTTACTTGCTGCCGCTTCGCCCGGTGCTGGAAGCGTTGCTATATCAGGTATTCTGGCAGGACGGTGTGATCAAGGTTTTATCGGATCAAGGGGAAGTGCTGAGCATAAATCTCAACGGGGATGGTATTGACAGCCGGAATGAAATTATTTTAAAAGGCGGAGTAAGTTATCTGACTGAGAATATTTTAAAGCAGTTGAATATTGATATTATTAAGGATGAAAACAAAATCGCTTTAACTAGATTAAAGTGACGGTAATAGTCATTACCGGTTTATAAGGGAGGTGCTTTGAGTGCCGGATAGACAATGCTTGAGCGGTAAAGGAAATAAAGCTGGTATGGGAAATGGACGAAAAGGTAAAGTGATTGATATAAATAAATACCGCTGGTATCGTGCAGGGCAGCATCTCCGTACAAAGCTGGCCGAGTTTGCCGACCATGAAATGCTCATGGATGAGGTTGGTATAGCTAGAGGACTATATTTTAGTGTTATGGATCCGGATTTGGTGGATGAAGAAGACGAATTTTTAATGGAGCGTTTTTTTGAATGGTTCATATTTGATTACCGAATTCGCGGTAGAACATTATTGGAGTATGTTAAAATGGCCGGTAGATTTACCGCTGAAGAGAAAGAGCTGCTGGATAGATGGGGTAAAACCAGAAGTTCAATATACCAGGTGGTACAAGTCAGTGATGATGCACATGCCATAACTTTAAACGATTTGATCAACGGCGGTAAGGTGGTGGTCCGGGACCCGGATGTCGTGCGGGAACTGGTGCCGGGACAGGTTTTGTTTATCAGGGTCTTACCGGTGGGTGATGAATTCGAATTTTCCACCGGCGGGCTAATTCTACCTGCCTATAGCAAAGATTACATCATAAGCCGGATCAAGCTGGACGCTCGTCTCTACTGGAGCAAAAAAGGCGGCCAGGGCAAGTGGAGCACTTATCTACAGAGCCGGGCCCACATAATTAATGCTTTGGTAATGGAAACAGCGTCCATTGTATGGAGTCTTGAGGAACATTATGAAAAAAACATTGGTGTAAATGCCATTGACCAAGGGGAGCCCAATCCTCAAGTAGCCCAGCATGTTACCAATTTATTCTTGGATTATTTCTATCACCGCTGGATAAATGAGCCAATGGAAATTTTACAGGGAAGGACACCTCTTGAGGCTTCCCGTACCAAAGGCGGGCGTAAAAAACTGGAAACACTGCTGCGGGAACTGCTTAAGATTGAAAAAAACAGGGCCCAAAAGGGCGAACCTTATTATGATATGTCAAAGGTTTTTAAAAGACTGAATCTTCCCCTTGACGAAAATTCAACCGCTGAGAAAAATAGATCCAAGAATCCACCTTCATCTTCAGGAGCTGGTAAAGGTTATGCCGATGTTGCCCGGTTGATTAGGAGCGGTTTGACGGAAATGGGTTATCCCTCCAAACAAGTCAGTAAAGCTGAAAAGCTGTGGCGGGATTACAGCCAGTTGGTCTCTCCGACTTTTAAAAAGCCGGAAACCTGGGCGGCGGCGGTTATTTATGCCGTAGCCAAGGGTACAGGCGATAAACTAGTAAATCAAAATACTCTGGCCCGGCAGTACAATATATCAGCTTCTGCAATTTCCAGTAACTACAGGAATATTTGTCGCACCTTGCAAATAGATAAAGATGAGGAAAGGTAGCGTAACTTAAAAGGATTTAACGTTATTGCCTTTGGGG includes these proteins:
- a CDS encoding S41 family peptidase, which gives rise to MPKRLLILVCALLFVFSSFKPAEAVGDLENGAAMVLELMDLMHQYHISNPDVSVLTNGAIQGLLDSLEDPYADYFSDEELRQFTDAINGDLMGVVGIEVMAGEGYPLVVGVIPGTPAARGGVKAGDIIVAIDGQDISGWPLVDVVEKIRGPSGTKVVLKLHRGDVTLDIELSRADVHVPSVQYEMLAGKTGYISVASFGSSTGREFDDAVRRLQGQGMESLIIDLRNNGGGFVLEAVDILDNFLAENTLVASIVDGKGNREDIRSQKKPVITSLPMVVIVNDLSASAAEILAGALQDYKMATLVGNVTFGKGVVQTIIPLSSGGALKMTVSKYLTPAGNDIDKVGLTPDHYVFTNELQREVAWQILHPGDILRLTVEPGTGRAALNGRVLDLAINVEKRGSIYLLPLRPVLEALLYQVFWQDGVIKVLSDQGEVLSINLNGDGIDSRNEIILKGGVSYLTENILKQLNIDIIKDENKIALTRLK
- the polA gene encoding DNA polymerase I, translating into MSPEKFLIIDGNSLVHRAFHAIPPLSTSDGTVTNAVYGFTNMLFKVLRELEPTYIAVAFDKGKITFRHATYTDYKAKRKATPPELRSQFPLLKEVLHHMRICTLELENFEADDIIGTLAGFADGKGIESIVLTGDRDALQLVSPRVRVLLTKKGITEMEEYDEGRVWDRYGVSPPQIIDIKGLMGDTSDNIPGVPGIGEKTALKLIQEYGTIENVIAEANKLPTRWRNKIIEHRDLAQLSKKLATIDRRVPLNMDMEQFKWPGPDYPALLDIFSKLEFKTLVHNIINKAGLEDNKNGQDELKTYCAKYRRVSSEEKLSQIRSNCIASGMVALDLSGTREAGINYAALSISPVGTTYLLPVKEQVAALDLVADICSDPRVKVICADGKEVLWLLHRHNRTLRNLDFDAQLAAYLLNPSMSQNSLADLALQYLQLVLPTGGEAATAARVDTLWQLKQLLQQKLVETGMDRLYYEVELPLVTVLADMEMEGVAVDPQILCNMAEETGRQIEGLVLEIYRLAGEEFNINSPKQLGDILFNKMGLPVIKKTKTGFSTDASVLEELAPNHAIVDKILAYRQLAKLKSTYIDGLFGLINPTSGRIHTTFHQDVTATGRLSSSNPNLQNIPIRLEEGRRIRKVFVPHRPGNLILTADYSQIELRILAHMSGDANLIGAFKKGQDIHTRTAAEVFNVPMEQVTPEMRSRAKAVNFGIVYGISDYGLSRDIKVPRAEAGKYIRSYFERYSGVKEFIDRKISEAREKGYTTTLLNRRRYLPDIVSRNRVTRAFGERTAINTPIQGSAADIIKLAMVRIHGELKRRHMATKMILQVHDELIFDVPPDELTEVKKLVREYMENALHLDVPLVVDLKLGPNWYDVRKVP